One genomic region from Anopheles bellator chromosome 2, idAnoBellAS_SP24_06.2, whole genome shotgun sequence encodes:
- the LOC131212946 gene encoding proton-coupled amino acid transporter-like protein CG1139 — MTADKGHTNTAFVGDEGLNGKKLSQPKGIDPNMYSLEIQEKKPGLETDYDPYQHRHVEHPTTSNETLIHLLKGSLGTGILAMPNAFHHAGWTVGVVGTLLIGLLCTYCIHLLVKVEYELCKRKRVPSLNYPAVAHTAILEGPNALKPLSKIIIHVVNVFLLIYQLGTCCVYVVFVSSNIKAIADYYTETDTDVRLYMLIILLPLILINWVRNLKFLAPFSTIANFVTLVSFGIILYYIFREPISFDDREKVGTMSGFALFFGTVLFALEAIGVILPLENEMKKPKQFGGNFGVLNKAMVLIVTLYVGMGFFGYLNYGSVIKGSITLNLPEGEILAQCVKGMLAFAIYITHGLACYVAIDISWNDYLKKTLGESPRSVFYEYITRTVLVLITFLLAVAIPNLELFISLFGALCLSALGIAFPALIQTCTYWHQRQGMAKVWMILKNSIIGLVAVFGLVIGTSTSMIEIIHTFGHDE; from the exons CAAAAAACTGTCCCAGCCGAAGGGCATCGATCCCAACATGTACAGCCTGGAGATCCAGGAAAAGAAACCGGGGCTGGAGACGGACTACGATCCGTATCAGCATCGACACGTCGAGCATCCGACGACGAGCAACGAAACGTTGATCCACCTCCTGAAAGGCTCCCTCGGGACGGGCATCCTGGCGATGCCGAACGCGTTCCACCATGCCGGTTGGACCGTGGGCGTTGTCGGAACCTTGCTGATCGGACTGCTGTGCACCTACTGCATCCACCTGCTGGTGAAGGTCGAGTACGAGCTGTGCAAACGGAAGCGCGTCCCGAGCCTCAACTATCCGGCGGTTGCCCACACGGCCATCCTGGAGGGTCCGAATGCGCTCAAACCACTGTCCAAGATTATCAT CCACGTCGTGAATGTGTTTCTTCTGATCTACCAGCTGGGCACGTGTTGCGTGTACGTCGTGTTCGTGTCGTCCAACATTAAGGCGATCGCCGACTACTACACCGAAACGGACACCGATGTTCGGCTGTACATGCTCATTATTCTGCTACCCTTGATCCTAATTAATTGG GTTCGAAATCTGAAGTTCTTGGCACCCTTCTCGACAATCGCCAATTTCGTGACGCTCGTGTCCTTCGGCATCATCCTGTACTACATCTTCCGCGAACCGATCTCGTTTGACGATCGCGAAAAGGTGGGCACCATGAGTGGGTTTGCGCTCTTCTTCGGCACGGTTCTCTTTGCGCTGGAAGCGATCGGTGTG ATCCTGCCGCTGGAGAATGAGatgaaaaaaccgaaacagtTTGGCGGAAACTTTGGCGTGCTCAATAAGGCGATGGTGCTGATCGTTACACTGTACGTGGGGATGGGCTTCTTCGGTTACCTGAACTATGGCTCGGTCATTAAGGGTTCGATCACGCTCAACCTGCCCGAAGGCGAGAT CTTGGCACAGTGCGTGAAAGGAATGTTGGCGTTCGCCATCTACATCACACACGGCCTGGCGTGCTACGTGGCGATCGACATCTCTTGGAACGATTACCTGAAGAAAACGCTTGGCGAATCTCCGCGAAGCGTCTTCTACGAGTACATTACGCGAACCGTTTTGGTCCTGATCACAT tcctgctggcggtggccatccCCAACCTGGAGCTGTTCATCTCGCTGTTCGGTGCGCTGTGCCTGTCGGCCCTGGGAATCGCCTTTCCGGCCCTCATCCAGACCTGCACCTACTGGCACCAGCGGCAAGGCATGGCCAAGGTGTGGATGATCTTGAAAAACTCCATCATCGGCCTGGTAGCGGTGTTCGGGCTGGTGATCGGTACCTCTACGAGCATGATTGAAATCATTCACACCTTCGGCCACGACGAGTGA
- the LOC131208881 gene encoding proton-coupled amino acid transporter-like protein CG1139 yields the protein MSSPGSSPSKKGNSVDMQIFSGTNGIVDESYDPHLHRNRPHPTTNFETLVHLLKGSLGTGILAMPQAFYNAGYISGLVNTILIGILCTYCLHVLVQAQYILCKRHQVPILTYPISMKMALQEGPQCLRCFAPYAVVIVDGFMIIYQLGICCVYIVFVATNIKQLVDYYWLELDVKLHCLILLVPLIGINMIRNLKVLAPFSTLANLITFVGIGLILAYILDDIPPISEREALAEIGRFPLFFGTTLFALEAVGVIIALENNMATPKSFGGTFGVLNIGMAVIVVLYAGMGFLGYLKYGAEAAGSVTLNLPQEEIMSQSIRVLFAIAIFISYGLQCYVPVDIIWNVYLVEKYRDSNNKLVYEMLVRIVVVIVTFLLAVAIPRLGLFISLFGALCLSALGIAFPAIMEICVLWPDKLGPCKYTLWKDIILIIFGVIGLVAGTYTSLRDIILSFM from the exons ATGAGCAGCCCGGGGAGCAGTCCCTCGAAGAAGGGAAACAGCGTGGATATGCAGATATTTTCCGGCACCAATGGAATCGTGGACGAAAGCTACGATCCGCACCTGCACCGCAATCGACCGCATCCGACGAC TAACTTCGAAACGCTGGTCCATCTGCTAAAAGGTTCCCTTGGCACCGGTATACTGGCCATGCCGCAGGCATTCTACAACGCCGGTTACATCTCCGGGCTCGTCAACACGATCCTTATCGGTATCCTCTGCACGTACTGCCTGCACGTGCTGGTCCAGGCCCAGTACATCCTTTGCAAGCGGCACCAAGTTCCCATCCTGACGTACCCGATCTCGATGAAGATGGCCCTTCAGGAGGGACCACAGTGTCTGCGGTGTTTCGCGCCGTACGCGGT CGTCATTGTTGATGGGTTCATGATCATTTATCAGCTCGGCATCTGCTGCGTGTACATAGTTTTCGTTGCTACGAACATTAAGCAG CTGGTCGATTACTACTGGTTGGAGCTGGACGTAAAACTCCACTGCCTGATCCTGCTGGTACCACTGATAGGCATCAACATGATTCGTAACCTCAAAGTTCTGGCGCCGTTCTCTACTCTGGCCAATCTGATCACCTTCGTTG GCATCGGTCTGATTTTGGCCTACATCCTGGACGATATCCCGCCGATTTCTGAGCGGGAGGCACTGGCGGAAATTGGCAGATTCCCGCTCTTTTTCGGAACTACTCTGTTTGCGCTGGAAGCTGTTGGAGTG ATTATAGCGCTGGAGAATAATATGGCCACTCCGAAGTCCTTCGGTGGCACTTTCGGTGTGCTGAACATTGGCATGGCGGTTATTGTGGTTTTGTACGCCGGAATGGGATTCCTTGGCTATCTGAAGTACGGTGCGGAGGCAGCAGGTAGTGTGACATTAAACCTACCACAGGAGGAAAT CATGTCACAATCGATTCGCGTACTGTTTGCGATAGCCATCTTCATCTCGTATGGTCTACAGTGCTACGTGCCAGTGGACATTATTTGGAATGTGTATCTGGTGGAAAAATACCGCGATTCGAACAACAAGCTGGTCTACGAGATGCTAGTCCGGATTGTGGTTGTCATCGTGACCT TCCTGCTGGCGGTCGCCATCCCACGACTCGGCCTATTCATCTCCCTCTTCGGTgctctctgtctgtcggcCCTCGGTATTGCCTTTCCGGCGATCATGGAGATCTGCGTCCTGTGGCCCGACAAACTTGGCCCGTGCAAGTATACGCTCTGGAAGGACATCATTCTGATCATCTTTGGCGTCATCGGTCTGGTTGCCGGAACGTATACCAGTTTGCGCGATATTATACTTAGTTTCATGTAA
- the LOC131212433 gene encoding nocturnin-like isoform X2, translating into MGSFTSAPQIKNVDYQDDKLEITDGMSIADLLEYCRLARGEERAPLVKRKFLKPVDRHSNLGGDLTDGFKMLKLDAISKTCSEPSLTAPQLRIFQWNMLSQTLGMHNDGFVRCPLEALTWDCRRYQLVEEIIQNDPDIICLQEVDHFKFLQKILATQNYEGVFFPKPDSPCLYINGNNGPDGCAVFYRKDRLEMVNHFTRVLEVWRVQSNQVAIAAVLRTRDTHQELCVTTTHLKARKGALLSKLRNEQGKDLLHFIDGVAQHRPVILCGDFNAEPIEPIYSTVLNHRPLGLASAYADLLASESQDENNQNAANAGGRVRAVERVGSRSSVGSCHGDECAQANGGEVRTGAEISAACEPSYTTWKIREEGEVCHTIDYVFYSKDKLTVKNCLMFPSGEEIGIDRTPSFQYPSDHFSLVCDIELKAAGNAQTVNDVNTSTPPNHQL; encoded by the exons ATGGGCTCGTTTACGTCGGCACCGCAGATCAAAAACGTCGACTATCAGGATGACAAACTGGAGATCACGGACGGGATGTCGATAGCGGATCTGCTGGAGTATTGCCGGCTGGCGCGCGGCGAAGAACGGGCACCACTGGTTAAGCGGAAGTTCCTGAAGCCGGTTGACCGACACAGCAACCTCGGTGGTGACCTCACGGACGggttcaaaatgttgaaactGGATGCCATTTCTAAAA CTTGTAGTGAACCTTCCCTGACCGCCCCGCAACTTCGGATATTCCAGTGGAACATGCTCTCTCAGA CGCTCGGAATGCACAATGATGGATTCGTACGCTGCCCGCTGGAAGCGTTAACGTGGGACTGCCGACGATATCAGCTAGTGGAggaaatcattcaaaacgacCCCGACATCATCTGTTTGCAG GAGGTGgatcattttaaatttttgcaaaaaattCTTGCCACCCAAAACTACGAGGGAGTGTTCTTCCCGAAGCCGGACTCACCCTGCCTGTACATCAACGGCAACAATGGGCCGGACGGTTGTGCCGTGTTCTACCGCAAGGATCGGCTCGAGATGGTGAACCACTTCACGCGCGTGCTGGAGGTGTGGCGTGTCCAGAGCAATCAGGTGGCGATAGCGGCCGTGCTGCGCACTCGTGACACCCACCAGGAGCTCTGTGTCACGACCACACACCTGAAGGCGCGCAAGGGCGCTCTGCTGTCCAAGTTGCGCAATGAGCAGGGCAAAGATTTGCTACATTTTATCGACGGCGTGGCACAGCACCGACCGGTGATACTATGTGGCGACTTTAATGCCGAACCCATCGAACCGATCTACAGCACGGTGCTCAACCACCGTCCGCTGGGACTGGCCAGTGCGTACGCGGATCTGCTGGCCAGCGAATCGCAGGATGAAAACAATCAGAATGCGGCGAACGCCGGTGGTAGGGTGCGTGCTGTCGAACGGGTCGGCAGCCGGAGTAGCGTCGGATCGTGCCACGGTGACGAATGTGCGCAAGCGAATGGCGGTGAAGTACGGACCGGGGCAGAAATTTCGGCCGCCTGTGAGCCATCGTACACGACGTGGAAGATCCGCGAGGAAGGCGAAGTGTGCCACACGATCGATTATGTATTTTACTCCAAGGACAAACTAACG GTGAAAAACTGCCTCATGTTCCCTTCCGGCGAGGAGATCGGGATCGATCGGACCCCCAGCTTCCAGTATCCTTCCGACCACTTCTCGCTCGTGTGTGACATCGAGCTGAAGGCGGCGGGAAACGCACAAACTGTGAACGATGTCAACACATCGACACCGCCGAACCACCAACTGTAG
- the LOC131212433 gene encoding nocturnin-like isoform X1 produces the protein MNLVPVGRFGSLGGHDKIGTVSRMLPDGSTFFRGTCRKDSSAGVGAGGDQNRDPAAFDEDEEDEEVDLSRFASEKDTRAYFKRKLAIFEASMMTPATANRRLAARKIAMENYGYDLLDGATAASGLELEMDCVPPKQLLMYLVRMGSFTSAPQIKNVDYQDDKLEITDGMSIADLLEYCRLARGEERAPLVKRKFLKPVDRHSNLGGDLTDGFKMLKLDAISKTCSEPSLTAPQLRIFQWNMLSQTLGMHNDGFVRCPLEALTWDCRRYQLVEEIIQNDPDIICLQEVDHFKFLQKILATQNYEGVFFPKPDSPCLYINGNNGPDGCAVFYRKDRLEMVNHFTRVLEVWRVQSNQVAIAAVLRTRDTHQELCVTTTHLKARKGALLSKLRNEQGKDLLHFIDGVAQHRPVILCGDFNAEPIEPIYSTVLNHRPLGLASAYADLLASESQDENNQNAANAGGRVRAVERVGSRSSVGSCHGDECAQANGGEVRTGAEISAACEPSYTTWKIREEGEVCHTIDYVFYSKDKLTVKNCLMFPSGEEIGIDRTPSFQYPSDHFSLVCDIELKAAGNAQTVNDVNTSTPPNHQL, from the exons ATGAATCTGGTGCCGGTGggacggttcggttcgctcgggGGTCACGACAAGATTGGCACCGTTTCGCGCATGCTGCCGGACGGTTCGACCTTCTTCCGTGGCACCTGTCGCAAAGATTCGTCAGCGGGTGTtggcgccggcggcgaccAAAACCGGGATCCGGCCGCgttcgacgaggacgaagaggacgaggaGGTGGACCTGAGCCGGTTCGCGAGCGAAAAAGATACCCGGGCGTACTTCAAGCGAAAGCTGGCCATCTTCGAAGCGTCCATGATGacgccggccacggccaatcGGCGGCTGGCGGCGCGCAAGATCGCGATGGAAAACTACGGCTACGATCTGTTGGACGGCGCGACGGCGGCCAGTGGACTCGAGCTGGAGATGGATTGTGTCCCTCCGAAACAGCTGCTGATGTACTTGGTCAG AATGGGCTCGTTTACGTCGGCACCGCAGATCAAAAACGTCGACTATCAGGATGACAAACTGGAGATCACGGACGGGATGTCGATAGCGGATCTGCTGGAGTATTGCCGGCTGGCGCGCGGCGAAGAACGGGCACCACTGGTTAAGCGGAAGTTCCTGAAGCCGGTTGACCGACACAGCAACCTCGGTGGTGACCTCACGGACGggttcaaaatgttgaaactGGATGCCATTTCTAAAA CTTGTAGTGAACCTTCCCTGACCGCCCCGCAACTTCGGATATTCCAGTGGAACATGCTCTCTCAGA CGCTCGGAATGCACAATGATGGATTCGTACGCTGCCCGCTGGAAGCGTTAACGTGGGACTGCCGACGATATCAGCTAGTGGAggaaatcattcaaaacgacCCCGACATCATCTGTTTGCAG GAGGTGgatcattttaaatttttgcaaaaaattCTTGCCACCCAAAACTACGAGGGAGTGTTCTTCCCGAAGCCGGACTCACCCTGCCTGTACATCAACGGCAACAATGGGCCGGACGGTTGTGCCGTGTTCTACCGCAAGGATCGGCTCGAGATGGTGAACCACTTCACGCGCGTGCTGGAGGTGTGGCGTGTCCAGAGCAATCAGGTGGCGATAGCGGCCGTGCTGCGCACTCGTGACACCCACCAGGAGCTCTGTGTCACGACCACACACCTGAAGGCGCGCAAGGGCGCTCTGCTGTCCAAGTTGCGCAATGAGCAGGGCAAAGATTTGCTACATTTTATCGACGGCGTGGCACAGCACCGACCGGTGATACTATGTGGCGACTTTAATGCCGAACCCATCGAACCGATCTACAGCACGGTGCTCAACCACCGTCCGCTGGGACTGGCCAGTGCGTACGCGGATCTGCTGGCCAGCGAATCGCAGGATGAAAACAATCAGAATGCGGCGAACGCCGGTGGTAGGGTGCGTGCTGTCGAACGGGTCGGCAGCCGGAGTAGCGTCGGATCGTGCCACGGTGACGAATGTGCGCAAGCGAATGGCGGTGAAGTACGGACCGGGGCAGAAATTTCGGCCGCCTGTGAGCCATCGTACACGACGTGGAAGATCCGCGAGGAAGGCGAAGTGTGCCACACGATCGATTATGTATTTTACTCCAAGGACAAACTAACG GTGAAAAACTGCCTCATGTTCCCTTCCGGCGAGGAGATCGGGATCGATCGGACCCCCAGCTTCCAGTATCCTTCCGACCACTTCTCGCTCGTGTGTGACATCGAGCTGAAGGCGGCGGGAAACGCACAAACTGTGAACGATGTCAACACATCGACACCGCCGAACCACCAACTGTAG
- the LOC131212433 gene encoding nocturnin-like isoform X4 — translation MYLVRMGSFTSAPQIKNVDYQDDKLEITDGMSIADLLEYCRLARGEERAPLVKRKFLKPVDRHSNLGGDLTDGFKMLKLDAISKTCSEPSLTAPQLRIFQWNMLSQTLGMHNDGFVRCPLEALTWDCRRYQLVEEIIQNDPDIICLQEVDHFKFLQKILATQNYEGVFFPKPDSPCLYINGNNGPDGCAVFYRKDRLEMVNHFTRVLEVWRVQSNQVAIAAVLRTRDTHQELCVTTTHLKARKGALLSKLRNEQGKDLLHFIDGVAQHRPVILCGDFNAEPIEPIYSTVLNHRPLGLASAYADLLASESQDENNQNAANAGGRVQISAACEPSYTTWKIREEGEVCHTIDYVFYSKDKLTVKNCLMFPSGEEIGIDRTPSFQYPSDHFSLVCDIELKAAGNAQTVNDVNTSTPPNHQL, via the exons ATGTACTTGGTCAG AATGGGCTCGTTTACGTCGGCACCGCAGATCAAAAACGTCGACTATCAGGATGACAAACTGGAGATCACGGACGGGATGTCGATAGCGGATCTGCTGGAGTATTGCCGGCTGGCGCGCGGCGAAGAACGGGCACCACTGGTTAAGCGGAAGTTCCTGAAGCCGGTTGACCGACACAGCAACCTCGGTGGTGACCTCACGGACGggttcaaaatgttgaaactGGATGCCATTTCTAAAA CTTGTAGTGAACCTTCCCTGACCGCCCCGCAACTTCGGATATTCCAGTGGAACATGCTCTCTCAGA CGCTCGGAATGCACAATGATGGATTCGTACGCTGCCCGCTGGAAGCGTTAACGTGGGACTGCCGACGATATCAGCTAGTGGAggaaatcattcaaaacgacCCCGACATCATCTGTTTGCAG GAGGTGgatcattttaaatttttgcaaaaaattCTTGCCACCCAAAACTACGAGGGAGTGTTCTTCCCGAAGCCGGACTCACCCTGCCTGTACATCAACGGCAACAATGGGCCGGACGGTTGTGCCGTGTTCTACCGCAAGGATCGGCTCGAGATGGTGAACCACTTCACGCGCGTGCTGGAGGTGTGGCGTGTCCAGAGCAATCAGGTGGCGATAGCGGCCGTGCTGCGCACTCGTGACACCCACCAGGAGCTCTGTGTCACGACCACACACCTGAAGGCGCGCAAGGGCGCTCTGCTGTCCAAGTTGCGCAATGAGCAGGGCAAAGATTTGCTACATTTTATCGACGGCGTGGCACAGCACCGACCGGTGATACTATGTGGCGACTTTAATGCCGAACCCATCGAACCGATCTACAGCACGGTGCTCAACCACCGTCCGCTGGGACTGGCCAGTGCGTACGCGGATCTGCTGGCCAGCGAATCGCAGGATGAAAACAATCAGAATGCGGCGAACGCCGGTGGTAGGGTGC AAATTTCGGCCGCCTGTGAGCCATCGTACACGACGTGGAAGATCCGCGAGGAAGGCGAAGTGTGCCACACGATCGATTATGTATTTTACTCCAAGGACAAACTAACG GTGAAAAACTGCCTCATGTTCCCTTCCGGCGAGGAGATCGGGATCGATCGGACCCCCAGCTTCCAGTATCCTTCCGACCACTTCTCGCTCGTGTGTGACATCGAGCTGAAGGCGGCGGGAAACGCACAAACTGTGAACGATGTCAACACATCGACACCGCCGAACCACCAACTGTAG
- the LOC131212433 gene encoding nocturnin-like isoform X3, protein MNGALKKSHLQRVMLQRMGSFTSAPQIKNVDYQDDKLEITDGMSIADLLEYCRLARGEERAPLVKRKFLKPVDRHSNLGGDLTDGFKMLKLDAISKTCSEPSLTAPQLRIFQWNMLSQTLGMHNDGFVRCPLEALTWDCRRYQLVEEIIQNDPDIICLQEVDHFKFLQKILATQNYEGVFFPKPDSPCLYINGNNGPDGCAVFYRKDRLEMVNHFTRVLEVWRVQSNQVAIAAVLRTRDTHQELCVTTTHLKARKGALLSKLRNEQGKDLLHFIDGVAQHRPVILCGDFNAEPIEPIYSTVLNHRPLGLASAYADLLASESQDENNQNAANAGGRVQISAACEPSYTTWKIREEGEVCHTIDYVFYSKDKLTVKNCLMFPSGEEIGIDRTPSFQYPSDHFSLVCDIELKAAGNAQTVNDVNTSTPPNHQL, encoded by the exons ATGAATGGGGCGTTGAAAAAAAGTCATCTGCAGCGTGTGATGCTGCAAAG AATGGGCTCGTTTACGTCGGCACCGCAGATCAAAAACGTCGACTATCAGGATGACAAACTGGAGATCACGGACGGGATGTCGATAGCGGATCTGCTGGAGTATTGCCGGCTGGCGCGCGGCGAAGAACGGGCACCACTGGTTAAGCGGAAGTTCCTGAAGCCGGTTGACCGACACAGCAACCTCGGTGGTGACCTCACGGACGggttcaaaatgttgaaactGGATGCCATTTCTAAAA CTTGTAGTGAACCTTCCCTGACCGCCCCGCAACTTCGGATATTCCAGTGGAACATGCTCTCTCAGA CGCTCGGAATGCACAATGATGGATTCGTACGCTGCCCGCTGGAAGCGTTAACGTGGGACTGCCGACGATATCAGCTAGTGGAggaaatcattcaaaacgacCCCGACATCATCTGTTTGCAG GAGGTGgatcattttaaatttttgcaaaaaattCTTGCCACCCAAAACTACGAGGGAGTGTTCTTCCCGAAGCCGGACTCACCCTGCCTGTACATCAACGGCAACAATGGGCCGGACGGTTGTGCCGTGTTCTACCGCAAGGATCGGCTCGAGATGGTGAACCACTTCACGCGCGTGCTGGAGGTGTGGCGTGTCCAGAGCAATCAGGTGGCGATAGCGGCCGTGCTGCGCACTCGTGACACCCACCAGGAGCTCTGTGTCACGACCACACACCTGAAGGCGCGCAAGGGCGCTCTGCTGTCCAAGTTGCGCAATGAGCAGGGCAAAGATTTGCTACATTTTATCGACGGCGTGGCACAGCACCGACCGGTGATACTATGTGGCGACTTTAATGCCGAACCCATCGAACCGATCTACAGCACGGTGCTCAACCACCGTCCGCTGGGACTGGCCAGTGCGTACGCGGATCTGCTGGCCAGCGAATCGCAGGATGAAAACAATCAGAATGCGGCGAACGCCGGTGGTAGGGTGC AAATTTCGGCCGCCTGTGAGCCATCGTACACGACGTGGAAGATCCGCGAGGAAGGCGAAGTGTGCCACACGATCGATTATGTATTTTACTCCAAGGACAAACTAACG GTGAAAAACTGCCTCATGTTCCCTTCCGGCGAGGAGATCGGGATCGATCGGACCCCCAGCTTCCAGTATCCTTCCGACCACTTCTCGCTCGTGTGTGACATCGAGCTGAAGGCGGCGGGAAACGCACAAACTGTGAACGATGTCAACACATCGACACCGCCGAACCACCAACTGTAG